Within the Oncorhynchus kisutch isolate 150728-3 linkage group LG13, Okis_V2, whole genome shotgun sequence genome, the region agtttggacacacttcaaggggttttcttaatttgtactattttctacattgtagaataatagtgaagccatcaagactatgaaataacatatggaaaaatgtagtaaccaaaatagtttaaacaaatcaaaacatattttagattcttcaaaatagccaccatttgccttgatggcagctttgcacactcttggcattctttcaaccagcttcatgaggaatgcttttacaacagtcttgaaggagttcccacatatgctgagcacttggctgcttttccttcactctgcagtccaactcatgtGGACTgcagattgtggaggccaggtcatctgatacagcactccatcactccttgTTGAAAAacatgataatcccactaagcgcaaaccaaatgggatggcgtatcgctgcagaatgccgtggtagccatgctggttaagtgtgccttctaaataaatcacattaatatccattgctcgtgtttcttggcccaagcaagtctcttcttattggtgtcctttattagtggtttctttgcagaaatttgcaGATTCACAcggtctctgaacagttgatgttgagatgtctctgttacttgaactctgaagcttttatttgggctgcaatttctgaggctggtaactcttaatgaacttatcctctgcagcagaggtaacttagggtcttcctttcctgtgtcggtcctcatgagagccagtttcatcatagcgcttgatggtttttgagactgcacttgaagaaactttcaaagttcttgaaattttccaggttgactgaccttaatgtcttaaagtaatgatggactgtaatttcttgTTGCTTATTTGAtccgttcttgccataatatggacttggtctttgaccaaatagtgctatcttgtgtataccacccctaccttgtcacaacacatctgattggctcaaacgcattaaggaaataaattccacaaatcaacttttaccaaggcacacctgttaattgaaatgcattccaggtgactacctcatgaagctggttaagagaatgtcaagagtgtgcaaggctgtcatcaaggcaaagggtggctactttgaagaatctcaaatgtattttgatttgtttaacactttttggttactacatgattccatatgtgttattttatagtttgtcttcactattattctacatagtagaaaatagtacaaataatgaaaaacccttgaatgggtaggtgtgtccaaactttgactggtactgtacatataacatacagatgtaggatcttaatttgagccagttttctacagcaggataATAATCCTGAAGCAAcatgaaatgtgaattattatttgtggacatttttgtagggtttGATATTACAAGCTTTAGAAACCTTTTTGAAAGTCAAATACACTACAAATTTGAATTTCCTACTGTGCACCTGTTATAACCCGGGTTAGggattggccggggtaggccgtcactgtaaataagtgTGTTCTTAACGgatttgcttagttaaataaaataactaaCTGAGATGTACCCGTCTTCACACACATAGATATGTAAACCTATATTCAAACAACTACTCCAGATTTTGAGCCATTCATTTGACAGATTTTATGCACATCTGTATTTgtgtagaggtcagaggtcagggattaGGGAGGTGTGTAAACCTACATGTATTAGTGCTGTCCCTGGCCAGCCATTTTCCTTTCGGGCAGTTTGTGGTCCGTATGATGCTGACTATGTCCCCGTTCTTCACAGCCAGGTTGTTCTTATGTCCTTTAGACGCTACCATCACTGTAGcctggtatatagcctccttctgacctgttatctacacacacacaggtaaatatACTCTCAGCAGcccatactgtatttactgtAGAGGAGCGTGATTAATGTAATGTAAGTGGGGCTGCTACTGTTGATATTACCTTGTGTATTAATCTGTGTATAACAGAGCGTATTAGTGTAGTGTgcagtgtatgtagtgtgtatactaGCAACACTTTGATATTTCTTTGATAAGTCCCGCCCCTTTTCCCATCGCTAGTATTCAGATTTGAGATCCAAAATCATTCATTTATGTCATTGGGAGACTTGCTCAAAAATTCAAATTAACCCTGTAAATCTCAAGTCAAAATAAATCTCTGTGATAAGTTATTACCATGTTAACATGTTGTTCAGATAATCTGACATCCTGAGGAATGAAATCACTGGTTTCTACTGCCGAGAATACTATTtcaccctcctttcctctccccttagGGTTACTTACCTTAAACAACTTCATCTCAttttccttcttctctctctctttctgctctttcctctctctttctttctgttctttcttctccttctcaaaactttgtttttctttctttttcattTGTTTCTCATCTGGGGTTTCCGAGGCAGTCTTCTTCAAGAACAAGTCAGTCTTGGGTGTTtcttctgtctgtaaacaattggaaGATGAAGGACATGTCTGTCCAGATCTTTACTGGGTCATTAGATTTACACAGAATAGATGCAGAGAAGTACCTGAGCGATAGATCAGGCttactgtgtgtaatacagacctgggtcaaatactGAGCTATCAACTAATCAAAGCACCCAGAATGTTCCTTACCGGAAGCTGAGTCTCAGCATATGGGTCTGTGAAAGATGAAAGGAAGAGAAATAGTTAAGAAAACATGATGACATCTGAGCCCATCATTTCTGTTCATTTGTTTTATTGGCTGCAGTTATGGCTAGATACGATCCAATCATAAGTGAGAAAGCAATGTCAGTCTTAAGGGTGATAGGAGAAAAGATTAAAGGAGTAAGATGTCTTCACTCAGACATAAAAACACATTAGCTTCACTGCCTGgactacattacacacacacacacacatctgacctCATCTCTCATACCTACAGCTGGAAAGTGTCATATGGTGGACAGCATCTAATGTTCTTTCTGATGCaacatggcgccgacagagatggtcgcctctcttcgcgttcttaggacactatgcagtatttcatttttttatgtattatttcttacattgttacctcatcaacttaccaacattatgatCACGAATATGACTTTCCTGAAGCAGATCCTCTATTTGGACCAcaacccaggacaatggatcggatcccagtaggcgacccaaaacaacggtgcCGCacaaggggcagacggagcggtttTCTGGTCAGGCACGTCGCTCACTGTCcctgagtatactactcgccattgtccagtctcttgacaacaaggtagacggaattcgagcaagggttgccttccagagagacatcagagatcgtaacattctctgtttcacagaaacatggctcactcgggatacgctatcagagtcggtacagccacctggtttcttcacgcattgtgccgacagaaacaaacatctctctggtaagaagaagggcgggggtgtatgccttatgattaacgagtagtggtgtgatcataacaacatacaggaactcaagtccttttgttcacctgacttagaattccttacaatcaaatgtcgactgcattatctaccaagagaattctcttcgattataatcacagccatgtatatcccccccaagcagacacctcgacggccctgaaagaacttcattggactcttatgtaaactggaaaccacatatcctgaggctgcatttattgtagctggggattttaacaaggctaatctgaaaacaaggctccctaaatgttatcagcatatcgaatgtgcGACCCGGGTTGGAaaaattctggatcattgttactctaacttccgcgatgcatacaaagccctccctcaccctccttttggcaaatctgaccacaatgcCATTTTATTGATCCCaccctatagacagaaactaaaacacccgttctcaggtctgttcaacactcatccgaccaatctgattccacgcttcaagattgcttcgatcacatggactgggatatgttccggatagcctcagacaacaacattgatgtatacgctgattcggtgggcgagtttattagcaagtccatcggtgatgttgtacccacggcgactattaaaaccttccccaaccagaaaccgtggattgatggcagcaatcgcgcaaaactgaaagcgcgaaccactacttttaatcatggcaaggtgtccagaaacatgaccgaattcAAACAGTGTAGCTTTTCCCCCtgaaaggcaatcaaacaagctaagcgccagtatagagacaaagtagagttgcaattcaacggctcagacacgagacgtatgtggcagggtctacagacaatcacggattatgtCGTGGACATCAGTCTttctcccagacaaactaaacaacttctttgctcgctttgaggacaatacagtgccactgacacagcctgctaccaaaacctgtgggctctccttcaccgcagccaacgtgagtaaaatgTTTatacgtgttaaccctcgcaaggctgccggcccagactgcatccctagccatgtcctcagagcatgcgcagaccagctggctggtgtgtttacggacatattcaatcaatccctatcccagtctgctgttcccacatgcttcaagagggccaccattgttcctgttcccaagaaagctaaggtaacggagctaaatgactatcgccccgtagcactcacttccgtcatcatgaagtgctttgagagacaagtcaaggatcatatcacctccaccctacctgacaccctccaatttgcttaccgccctaatgggtctcgaccccaccctgtgcaactgggtcctggactttctgatgggccgcccccaggtggtgagggtaggaaacatctccactccgctgatcctcaacactgggaccccacaagggtgctttCTCAGCcctcccctgtactccctgttcacccatgactgagtggccatgcacgcctccaactcaatcatcaagtttgcagacaacactacagtggtaggcttgattaccaacaatgacgagacggcctacagggaggaggtgagggccctcgaactgtggtgtcaagaaaataacctcacactcaacgtcaacaaaacaaaggagatgatcgtggacttcaggaaacagcagagcgagcacctccctatccacatcgacgggacagtagtggagaaggtggaaagttaagttcttcagcgtacacatcacggacaaactgaaatggtccatccacacagacagcatggtgaagaaggcgcaacggcgcctcttcaacctcaggaggctgacgaaatatggcttgtcaccaaaaacactcaaacttttacagatgcacaattgagagcatcctgtcgggctgtatcaccgcctggtacggcaattgctccaTCCACAACCTGCATcaccgggggtaaactacctgccctccaggacacctacaccacccgatttcacaggaaggccaaaaagataatcaaggacatcatccacctgagccactgcctgatcaccccgctatcatccagaaggcgaggtcagtacaggtgcatcaaagctgggaccaagagactgaaaaacagcttctatctaaaggccatcagactgttgaacaggcatcactaacattgagtggctactgccaacatactgactcaaatctctagccactttaataataaaaaatgtgatgtaagaaatgtatcactagtcactttaaacaatgccacattatataatgtttacatactctacattactcatctcatatgtatatattgtactcgaTAGTAGAACTTACTGTAAGGTGCCTGTGTCTTACTCTTCGCTGTTCCTTTCTTTTTCTTGGTGGGTTGACCCTTGACCTTCTGCTTGGCTGAGGGCATGTCCTCATAGGCATTGCCACAGCTCTCATTGGTGCTGTCTTCTGCCTGGGCTCTGGAGAGTTGGAGGTGGGAGAACGGTCAGTCAGTGACAAAACATGACAGAGCACTATTCTAGTTGAGAACAAGAGCTGGATATGTTCTTGAGAACTAGATactttgagagagagagtaagagagagctgATTGTTAGATTGTCTGCATTTAGTGGGgcaaactcagtcaccgtattcTCCGTACCCCCACTTAGACACCTCTAATTCCACTAAGTCTGCAGGCTGGAACTCCGGGGCTTCCAATTCCAGAACATCTAATCCTACATCCTCAAACTCAGGAATGTTGAGAGCAGAATCAGCTGAAGGAACAGGAATCTCCACAGCTGTGAAGAGACACAGATAGTTACTCAACAAGAACAACCACACACTGATAATACACTATCCTTTCCATTTTAGCGTATGTGTCTGGGAATGTGAGATATGCTTGTTTATGTGTAATGTGCTTTGTTTCTGTGGTTTGTGAACACAATGCTGTGGAGCTCTTTAGAAACAGAACATGTCCAGTATGAGGAGAAGTTGGTAGAATGGACCATAGGCAGTCAGGTCCACAGAGGGGAGTTGGGGGGGTTTCTCTGGCGGGGATCCTCGGGTGGAGGCCTCTGGGAGGCGCTTTCTCGGGGGAGGAGGGGGCACCACAAACAGGTCTGGTAGGAGGTCCCTTGCACCCTTCTCTGCTATCCCCTCCAACATAGGAGACGCCTgccctaaagagagagagagagagggagggagggagggagagagagggagggagggagggggagagagagagtgagagaggttcAATACTAAGAAAGCTAAAGCAGAGAAACCTACAGTGTAGGTTATAGTGTTGTAGTGTACCGCTGTGAAGCGAAAAGACTTCAGTTAACACCTATGGCCTCTCTAAAAGGCTTTGTTAAAGTTGAAGACAATAACAGCAGCACCCAATCATGGCAGACACGCTGTTCCTCTACACCACAGTGACAGTGATAGTTTAAATACCTTATCTACTCCTCcctactcttctcctctcttccccctctactcCACCCTACATTCCCccactcctgttctcctctactccgccctactctcctcctcctctactctgcctACATTCCCCCACTCCCATTCTCCTCCAccctactctcccctctctccccttctcaggACAGAGTTGTTTCTGGCTCTGAGAGGTAGAGGTATTTTACCTGCTGCTTTTTAGTGTCTGCAGCTTTGCAACAACACCCATTGTCTTGCCTGGGGTGTAAGGGATGAGCTGCACTCCTGTGTACTTCATGTTCAGAGTACAAAAGCAGGGTGAACagaagatggagaggaagagagagaacaggggtctcagggagagagatgtacagagaaagagagacacttaCTAATGTCAATACCTTTGACTAGGGCCGGTATCAGGGGTGTAGGGGCCGCCGCCCCTGCCTGGTCATCGTAGTCGATTGGTGGGAGCTCAGGTAGCGATTTCACCGGGGTGGGGCTAGGGCTGTGGGGGGGTGGGGTTAGGTCCTCTATGGTGGGCGTGACAGGTCTGGAGGGGATGGGGGTCATAAGAGGGCTGGGGGGGGAATGGAGTTAACATtaacataataataacaatatggtCATTTATCGGACTCTTTCATCCAAAGTGACTGGGGGATAGTGTTAATGTGTATGTATTCAAGGTATATTGTGTACCTGGTGAGCGTCCTCTTAGCTTTCTCCAGGGCATTGAAGATTATCTCTGATCCTCTTTTTTTTGGTGGACTCATCTCTTCTGCTCGTCCTAGAGCCAACAGGGCCGAGAGTGGCCGTTCCTGGACCCCCACGGGCCTCTCAGGCTGGAGGGATGGGGGTGCGACTGAGGGGTCACCAGccgggggagagggggggtgagagggaagTGGAGAGGCAGAGGTCTCGACTATAACAGCAATATCCACTACTACAGACTCAAGTTCAGCAGCTGGAGgtgtagggggaggaggaggagagggggtagggtcagggggtggggatggggatggagtgGCGATGACAGGTGGAGgtggggtggaggtagagagtgtaggtggggaggggacaGCAGGGAGTATATGGGTGACTGGGGGAGCTGGTATTGGGCTGAATGGGGCAGTAacaggggaaggggtagggtggactgatactggcaGGGTGGGGGCTGGGATGGTTTCAGCTGGGGTTTTAGGACTGAGGGTTTCAGGGATGTGATCAATGATAGGAGGGTCAGGGATCACTGGGATGGGGTTAGGTGGTGTAACGACTGTAATGCCTTCAGCTGCTGGTGCAGGTTTCAGGGTGGGGGGTAACAGGGTAAATACTGGGTTATGAGTCAGCTCCAGGGGTAAGGGGGAATCTAGTACTGGGGCAGGTATCGAGGCAGGGGGTAATTGAACAATGTGTACTGCTGGGGAAGGTGGGATAATGACAGTACGTATAGGTATATCACCGGGGGGGGCTGGGGTTCCGAAGGTGGTTAGAGGCATGAGAGGTTCAGGGTCAGCCAGGTCTGGGCTGGCTATGTCCAGTATGGGGAAAGGAAGACGCTCaactctcccctctttcctcttctTCCCGATGCCCAGAAAACCCTTCTTCTTTGTTGTGTTTATGGGCGATGGTGACATGTCTACCAGCTTAACACTACCCCCCTTAGACCCTCCAGGGGACAGCAGGGACACCTTCTTGTTCTTCATGGCCAGGTCTGCTTCTTTCTTCTGTTTCTGGTCCAGCAGATCTGACCTCACCGCTACTTCTACAATATCTTTCCCTCCATTCATCCTTTCATCCGACTTCTCTTTATCAGCCTTCACCTCTGCCTTCTTTTTACCTAGTAATTTCACCTTCCCCTCATCCTTGTCTTTGCTCTTCGCCTTCTTCTCCTCCTTGACGATGACTCTGGAAGAGATGCCACCCGGCCcctgaagggaggagaagagggaaggtcGAGCACCGCGCGGTTGGGAGTGCGAGttggagggtgtgtgtgatgtggagcTGAGGGAAGGAAGGCAGTTTGTAGGGCTGTGAGGAGGAGGCAGGACTTTAGGTGTCTCAGGGAGAGCAGATTTGGTCCCGGGCTGCTTCAGCAGAAACACTTCCTCATCCTGGAACTTTGCCCTCAAGGACTTGAAGTCAAGAAAGTCTTCTTCCTctcagacagagaaaggaggggaggacatttcaaacttgtagtgtatgaggtttaaaaaggcttctgaagtttctCATTTCCACTTTGAATTTATTTAGACTTGATTTTGTATCAACCACTACAAAAATGGAATTCATTATAAtcaacataataattcacatttcctgttgctgcaggattattttcctgctgtagcaaactggctcaatttaagatcttacatctgtatctgtctctcttttcacAGTCTAATTCAACATGAGATAAAACTAACTAAGTGACCGTATCATTATTTACAACCCCCAAAGCATCTTCCAGACACTCTGGCACCAAAACTGCCAATAGAAACCCATAGAAGCCTAATTCCTTTAGGCGAGAGCCTGGGGGCAATAGAACTATAGGTTAGGGGCCCTGggcttttgtgtgtgtgctgacGGACCAGTCACCAGTTGGGCTGCTATACCACATGATGactattccacacacacacacacacacacacacacacacacattaaatcaAATCTGAAGTTATTACAAAAAGTGTTGCCATTACCTGCATTAAATACTGTTACATTTAAACAAAGCCACACATAGcaataaaggagagagaagaaccaCTGTCTTATTTCAACAAGGAGTTACAAGCCATCAAACACACCTTGTCCATTTGTGACAACCAGCCAAATCACAGGTTGGTTGTCACACAGTATGGGTTTGGTTGTCACAATGTTTGCTACTAGTTTATTCCTTTTGTAACAGGACATTAAGCAATATAGTATACTTatgcaataaggccagagggggtgtggtatatctcCAATATACTACGGCTTAAGGTTGTTCTTAGGCATGACCCAACAtgtttataaactggttaccaacataattagagcagtaaaaataaatgttttgtcctACCCATGGTATAgatctgatataccatggctgtcagccaatcagcattcagggttcgaCCCACCCAGAGTCTTAGAAATCGTTTTTCTTTGATGGAACGATATTCCCAACAAAATTCTGCATTTTATGCCTTGAGAACAACATATTACATTTTGAGTAAATTTGTGTGTATGCACACGCATCTGTAGATTGAGAGTGTGTGACAGAAAATatatgtttgtgagagagaggcaACAAACCCAGATAGCACAGATACCTCGGCCCAACGGATGTATACACGATGCTTCGGGAAGAAGCAGTTTAACACATTGTTTAACAATTTGCCAGACGTCTCACAGATGTTTGTAGAATAGCTACATTCGAAATGCTACAGTTCTACATCGTTTATAGTCGGCCAGGCATCAACATTCTTCCCAATGTCCAATCGCTCTCCACACCATATATACCACCCCCCAGCCCAACAtcattttaaaaaaaactttgaaaCACAAATGCCCCTCAcctaaatgttttgtcatgctgACATTAATTGTTCAGGTGGATGAGTTCTTTCAAAGAATTCACACATTTGAATGTTACAATTATCACACAGCACCATGTAGAGTGGGAGTACTATGCACTATGACAACCAACCCGTGAGACAATCAACTCCGGTCTCCGCTATACCGGGACGGCGCTGTGTGCGtgcaagggagagagaaaatgagaagcGACCAGTACTGAAAGTGTAATAACACCAGATAAAACTATTACCTGGTCCATCGTGCGTAATTCCACCAGGCAGAGAGACAGCTATGGGTAGCCTTGTTCCGCCGCTCTTGTATTTCTCCAGGTGTCAGCTCCTGCCCCTCATTCTGGCTATTTCATGTAGCGTCATTACGCCAAACAGTTACACAAAACAATCAACGCAATAACTCTGAATAACTTTTTCCAGTGGCAACAGCCCAGGAGGCTACCGGTAATGTTACTGTTGTCATCAACTAATAGAGGATTGGGCTAGTCTACATACCTTTACACTCTCTCAGGATGTCTTCCTTAGCTTCAGGGGTGGACGGTCTCGGAAGAGAGTCAGGTGGAAttatctctctcgctcccataTAATTATTCACGCTCACATCGCAGAAACGGTCCGTCCAGCTAAACGGGTCAGTCAGCCAGCGGGTATCGTGGTGTCTGTCGAGAGCGCAAGGCATTTCAACGCATCGTGCATGATGAACTTTCTGACAGCTTTCATCAAAAAGGAATGCCGTCTGACAGGTGTGCGTGCGTGTCATTACTCGCAGCTGGTGCCATAGAAGCGCGATTGTTGACAAACCACAATGAAATGCTCATTAAACTTGTTTCCCCCTCCTTTACCAAGGTAGGCTATACACTTTGCTCATATGACACATGTTGGGCAAACAGAACCATGTTGCCTAATTACAgatgtgatagactacatcctaTTGTGTGTGCCTATTAATATGGCAGTGATACAGCATATTTGGCCCTAGAACCATgttttttatagtcccgtaccccttcaaacattcacccTCCAGATGcttaccccctctagcaccagggtcagtgcactctcagatgttgtttttttgtcatcaatgtaagcctgccacacacacactatatgatacatgtattaaaacctctacaggatcagtGGGCGATCactggacggttgagctaacgtaggctaatgcgattagcatgaggttgtaagtaacaatacaatttcccaggacatagacatatctgatataggCAGAATGCTTACATTTTagttagctactgtaaattggacagtgcagttattccagtgaaagaataccatgctattgtttgaggagagtgcacagttatgaacttgaaatgttattaataaaccaattaggcacatttgggcagtcttgatacaaattTTTGAACATAAATGTAATGGTTCAATGCATCAGTCTTAAACTTTGCAGATACacagctgccatctagtggccaaaatccaAATCGCTCCTGGGCTGGAAatatacattatggcctttctgttgcatttcaaagatgatggtacaaaaaaaaacgtttttttctttgaatgatcttttaccagatctaatgtgttatattctcttacattcatttcacatttccacaaacttcaaagtctttcctttcaaatggtaccaagaatatgcatatccttgcttcaggtcctgagctacaggcagttagatttgagtatgtcatCAATTTTTGCATaaaatgacatactcaaatctaactgcctgtaactcaggtcCTGAAAcagggatatgcatattcttgataccatttgaaaggacacACTTTAAagtgtgtggaaatgtgaaaggaatgtaggaaaatataacacaatagatctggtaaaagatacaaaaaaaacgttttttttgtacTATTATcatatttgaaatgcaagagaatggCCGTGATGAATTATTCTAGCCCAGACGCAATTTAgactttggccactagatggcaaaaCTATATGTGCAAAATTTTAGAGTAATATAGCGAACTCTTGTATAtctattcaaaatgttgtattaagactgcccaaatgtgcctaactcGTTTATTCAtatattttcaagttcataattgtgcactctcctcaaacaatagcatggtgttctttcactctaatagctactgtaaattggacagtgcagttagattaacaagaatttaagctttctgcccatataagatatatctatgtcctgggatttttttgtttcttacaacctcatgctaatcacattagcctacattagctcaatgGTTCCGCAGATGGAACACTGATCTTGAAGAAgttttaaataattttccacacacagtctgtgcctgtatttagttgtcatgctagtgtgggccgagaatccactctcagataggtacgtggttgcaaagggcatcagtgtcttaacagtgcaATTTGCCAAGGGAAAAAACTGAGTGCaaccctatccagaaatctggcagtggtttctgattaaattacattttcacagaacatTTGACgttgtctgtaagcttgagttcatttgcacacaaaaaataatacaatgatggaaagacctgtgtgttgttcttgttaatgcagacagagaagagctccaacttcttaaatCAAAGCCTCAGTTtttcccgcacattgaatatagttgcggagagtccctgtaatcttAGATTCAGATCaatcaggtgagaaaaaacatcacccagacaggccagttgtgtgagaaactcatcatcatgcaagcggtcagacaagtgaaaattatggtcagtaaagaaaactttaaattGGTCTCAATTCAAAAATTCAAtttaaccagcgcacttctgtatgttttaaaagcgttacatggtcgctgcccatattattacataatgcagaaaatacacgagagttcaggggccttgctttaacaaagttaaccattttcactgtagtgtccaaaacatatttcaagctgtcaggcattgccttggcagcaagagccactcggtggatgctgcagtgtaaccaagtggcgtc harbors:
- the LOC109902998 gene encoding nascent polypeptide-associated complex subunit alpha, muscle-specific form isoform X4; the encoded protein is MDQEEDFLDFKSLRAKFQDEEVFLLKQPGTKSALPETPKVLPPPHSPTNCLPSLSSTSHTPSNSHSQPRGARPSLFSSLQGPGGISSRVIVKEEKKAKSKDKDEGKVKLLGKKKAEVKADKEKSDERMNGGKDIVEVAVRSDLLDQKQKKEADLAMKNKKVSLLSPGGSKGGSVKLVDMSPSPINTTKKKGFLGIGKKRKEGRVERLPFPILDIASPDLADPEPLMPLTTFGTPAPPGDIPIRTVIIPPSPAVHIVQLPPASIPAPVLDSPLPLELTHNPVFTLLPPTLKPAPAAEGITVVTPPNPIPVIPDPPIIDHIPETLSPKTPAETIPAPTLPVSVHPTPSPVTAPFSPIPAPPVTHILPAVPSPPTLSTSTPPPPVIATPSPSPPPDPTPSPPPPPTPPAAELESVVVDIAVIVETSASPLPSHPPSPPAGDPSVAPPSLQPERPVGVQERPLSALLALGRAEEMSPPKKRGSEIIFNALEKAKRTLTSPLMTPIPSRPVTPTIEDLTPPPHSPSPTPVKSLPELPPIDYDDQAGAAAPTPLIPALVKGQASPMLEGIAEKGARDLLPDLFVVPPPPPRKRLPEASTRGSPPEKPPQLPSVDLTAYAVEIPVPSADSALNIPEFEDVGLDVLELEAPEFQPADLVELEVSKWGAQAEDSTNESCGNAYEDMPSAKQKVKGQPTKKKKGTAKSKTQAPYNPYAETQLPTEETPKTDLFLKKTASETPDEKQMKKKEKQSFEKEKKEQKERERKEQKEREKKENEMKLFKITGQKEAIYQATVMVASKGHKNNLAVKNGDIVSIIRTTNCPKGKWLARDSTNTYGYISVSDVELDIKEMLEMGKRASRAISCKNITTMVEQGGGEVDSRTSNHYPLQEDTGSFTDDSEEWAHDDDDEPFSSLIEEDPTERPEEPEEPISPMDIGGPETVYLCKEEADMVVLPPPDLYADIIIISDA
- the LOC109902998 gene encoding pollen-specific leucine-rich repeat extensin-like protein 1 isoform X6 codes for the protein MDQEEDFLDFKSLRAKFQDEEVFLLKQPGTKSALPETPKVLPPPHSPTNCLPSLSSTSHTPSNSHSQPRGARPSLFSSLQGPGGISSRVIVKEEKKAKSKDKDEGKVKLLGKKKAEVKADKEKSDERMNGGKDIVEVAVRSDLLDQKQKKEADLAMKNKKVSLLSPGGSKGGSVKLVDMSPSPINTTKKKGFLGIGKKRKEGRVERLPFPILDIASPDLADPEPLMPLTTFGTPAPPGDIPIRTVIIPPSPAVHIVQLPPASIPAPVLDSPLPLELTHNPVFTLLPPTLKPAPAAEGITVVTPPNPIPVIPDPPIIDHIPETLSPKTPAETIPAPTLPVSVHPTPSPVTAPFSPIPAPPVTHILPAVPSPPTLSTSTPPPPVIATPSPSPPPDPTPSPPPPPTPPAAELESVVVDIAVIVETSASPLPSHPPSPPAGDPSVAPPSLQPERPVGVQERPLSALLALGRAEEMSPPKKRGSEIIFNALEKAKRTLTSPLMTPIPSRPVTPTIEDLTPPPHSPSPTPVKSLPELPPIDYDDQAGAAAPTPLIPALVKGIDIRQASPMLEGIAEKGARDLLPDLFVVPPPPPRKRLPEASTRGSPPEKPPQLPSVDLTAYAVEIPVPSADSALNIPEFEDVGLDVLELEAPEFQPADLVELEVSKWGAQAEDSTNESCGNAYEDMPSAKQKVKGQPTKKKKGTAKSKTQAPYNPYAETQLPTEETPKTDLFLKKTASETPDEKQMKKKEKQSFEKEKKEQKERERKEQKEREKKENEMKLFKITGQKEAIYQATVMVASKGHKNNLAVKNGDIVSIIRTTNCPKGKWLARDSTNTFTDDSEEWAHDDDDEPFSSLIEEDPTERPEEPEEPISPMDIGGPETVYLCKEEADMVVLPPPDLYADIIIISDA